The genome window ACAATATGGACGATAAGAACCCGGCCCTGGTCATAAATGATGGAGCAAGTGCAGAGGAATTTGCAGATTTCCTCAGCAAGATTGAGGTGGTCTCAGTAAACGGTCAGAGTTATTCGGCGTCCGGTAAACGTGCGACGGTACTCATTGATGAGGACGGCACATTGAAGACAGATGCAGAGCCTTTCAAGGAAGACGGCACTTATACGATCTGTGTCTCCGCAACCGGTTATAAAGATCTGGAATTTGTATATAGTAAGAGTGAGGTGGATACGACAGCTCTGGAGCAGGCGATTAAGAAGGCCGGCGAACTGAAAGAGACGGAGTTTACAAAAGAAACCTGGAAGGCTTTGGAGGGTGCACTTGAAAATGCAAATGTCGTTCTGGAGGAAGCAAAATCTCAGGAGGCAGTTGATGCGGCTACAGAGGAACTTCTGGCAGCAATTAAAGAACTTAAAAAAGCGGAACAGACGAATGCGGGAAATATAGGAAACAACGGTAATGCAGAGACTAACAACAATACCGGAAACAGTAGTAATCCTGCCGACAAGAAGCCGTCGGCAAATGCACAGAATTCCAAAAATCCACAGACCGGCGACCCGGCGAATCTGTTAGGTCTTATGGCAATGGCTCTGGCCTCAGCAGGTGTAGGCAGTTTTGCCTTTAAGAAAAAAAGAGAAAACAAGTAAAATCTGACTAAATATAATGATTTTCGCTGACTGGGAGTTGATTTGATACAGAAGGCCGCAGATGTACATAAAATGTGTATGTCTGCGGTCTTTTTGCGGTTGCTGGGCATATCTGAAATGAGATTCAGTGGACTGTGTTTTGGTTGCTTGGCATACCTGAAATAGGTCCGGTGGTTTTTTGTTTCGGCTGCGGGGCATACCTGAAATAAGATTCATCAGACCTACATCTTGGCTATAGTTTATCTTGACTATTGCGCATATTTTTTTAGAAACGCAGCCATACTACTAATGCAACGTTTTAGATTTTACGGAGCGTTATTACCAGTGCAGTATGCTCATTCATTTTCATACCATGCATGGCATGAAATGCAGACGGCACACTGCACATTCAGAAAGGAAGGTGCTACGGCATGAATAAAGCAAAAAGACGGATACGTGCCTGTCTGATCACGGCCATACTTGCAGCCGTATTTATCGGAATCGTGTATTATTATTATCATGTAAAAGATACAGGAAGTATGACAGAAGGAACCCTGGTCGCATTGGGCCATGGCATGTGGGAAAGGCTGATGGGCTATGTCGGCCGGTAATGAGATTCTGTACGTAAAAGGGGAGAAAAATACGGAGGTGCAGAAAACTGATGTCACTCTGGGCGATATCCTGTCCATGGAGTGCAGCAATCAGAATATCCTGAACAAAGTGAAGTCCCTGCGCATTTTAAAAATACAGGAAAACGGGCAGCACCGGTTCGTCATATCTGTCCTGAAAATCATCGAATGTATCCATAAAGAATATCCTCAGCTTGATATTCAAAATGAAGGAGAGTCCGATCTGATCGTCACATATGAGAAGCGGCAAAAACCAAACATGGTTCTGCACTGGGCGAAAGTAGCGCTCATTTTGCTGATTACCTTCTTTGGCGCGGCATTTTCCATCATGACGTTCAATAATGATGTGTCGGTCACGAAGATGTTCGGGCAGATTTATGAGCTGGTTATGGGAAACAAGTCAGATGGATTTACCATTTTGGAGCTTACCTATTCGATTGGACTTGTCATCGGGATCCTGACCTTCTTCAATCACTTTGGACGGAAGCGGTTCTCCGTAGATCCGACTCCGATGGAGGTGGAAATGCGGCTTTATGAAAATGATATTCAAACGACACTGATAGAGAGCTATTCCAGAAAGGAGCAGGAGATCGATGTGGGTCAGACAAATAGTTCTGGGAATTCTGGGACTTAGCTTCGGCGCAGGGGTGGCAGCGGGACTGTTTTCCTTCCTGATCGGCCTGGGCGTGGTATCGGATTTTGCCGACCGAACGCATACGGGGGAGCACATTCTGCTTTATGAGGACAGCATTGCGCTGGGAGGAATTCTGGGAAATCTGTTCTGGGTCTACCGGGTGCATATTCCGGGAGCAGGTTGGTGTCTTCCGGTGTTTGGAATCTTTGCGGGAATCTTTGTGGGCTGCTGGTCCATGGCACTGGCAGATGTTTTAAATGTATTTCCGATTTTTATCAGGCGGACAAAGTTCCTGAAAGGCATTCCGTATCTGATATTGGGAATGGCGCTGGGAAAAGGGTTTGGGTCCATTTTGTACTTTTACCACAGATGGTAAAGACGTGACAGGAATTTAGCAAGAACAAATACCCTTGTGGTGTAAAAAACAGATAAGGCGGGACAAAAATATGGCGAAGACAAATATTTCGCCGGGCGCGGAAAAGGAAACGTCCGGGGAGAAGAAACAGAGACAGCAGCAGGCGTATGAGGCCTATGTAAAAGAAAAAACACCGGTCCGCAAATTGGGGCCGGATATGATCAAAGCATTTATCACAGGCGGAATCATCTGTACAATCGGGCAGGGCATTCTGAATTATTGTGATAAATTAGGGCTTGATAAGGATACCAGCGGTGGCTGGTGCTCGATGATCCTGGTTCTTTTGAGCGTTTTGCTGACAGGAATCGGTATTTACCCAAAGATTGCCGACTGGGGCGGGGCCGGAGCGCTGGTGCCGATCACGGGATTTGCCAATTCGGTGGCGGCTCCGGCTATAGAGTATAAAAAAGAAGGACATGTATTTGGAATCGGGTGCAAAATATTTACCATAGCGGGGCCGGTCATTTTGTATGGAATTTTTACAAGCTGGCTTTTGGGACTGGTCTATTGGATCGGAAAGAGCATAGGAATCATTCCATAGCATAATAGAGCACCTGTGCAGGAGGAAAAAAATGAGTATAGATCATGAAAAAGAGGCAAAAGACGTACCTATTGGATTTGGACTTGGCCTGGCGATGAATGAGTCGGCGATGAAGCATTATGGCGAGATGACGGAAGAAGAGCGAAGCGGGTGGCTTACAAAGGCCGGGCAGGTCGACTCCAAGGAAGAAATGCAGCGCCTGGTAGAGCAGCTCGGACAGGCATTTCGGGAGGAGGATTAGCAAATGAAACCGGAGGTGGCAGTATGAATCTGACAAAAGGAACACAAAGTATTTCGTTTGGGGAGTGCCCGTATCTTATGAGCAGCGGCTCGGTGGTGGGAAAAAAAGAGAGCGAGGGACCACTGGGAAATAAATTCGATATCGCGTCGGACGACGATCTGTTCGGAGAAGATACCTGGGAGGCGGCAGAGGGTACGATGCAGAAGCTGGCCTGCATGCTGGCTCTCAAGAAAGCCGGAGAACACGCGGAAAATGTAAGGTATCTGTTCGGCGGAGACCTGCTTCGCCAGGGAATCGCGACTTCCATGGGTGTGGAAGAACTGCAGATCCCGATGTTCGGTCTGTTCGGAGCCTGTTCTACCTCAGGCGAGGCGCTTGCATTAGCGGCGATGACGGTGGCGGCAGGCTATGGGGACCGGATACTGGCGGTCACTTCCAGCCATTTTGCAAGTGCCGAAAAAGAATTCCGTTTTCCGCTGGGATACGCCAATCAAAGACCCGCGTCTTCGAGCTGGACGGTGACGGGAAGCGGTGCATTTCTGGTGGGAAATCAGAAAAGTGCCGTCCGCATCAGTGGGGTGACGATCGGGAAAATCGTAGACTATGGGCTTAAGGACTCGCAGAATATGGGGGCGTGCATGGCGCCGGCGGCGTGCGACACGATTCTTCAGAATCTGGAAGATTTCGGGCGGAAGGAAAGCGATTATGACCGGATCATCACGGGAGATCTGGGGTATGTGGGGCAGTCGATCCTATTCGACCTCGTGCGGAAGAGAGGGAAGGATATCAAAGAAAATCATATGGACTGCGGTATGATGATCTTCGACCAGAAAACGCAGAACACGAATGCCGGGGGAAGCGGCTGTGGGTGCGCGGCGTCCACCCTGTCGGCACATATTCTGCCAAAACTGATTTCCGGCGAGTGGAAACGGATCCTGTTCGTGCCCACCGGAGCTTTGATGTCGACCGTGAGTTACAACGAAGGCGAAAGCGTCCCCGGCATCGCGCATGCCATTGTACTGGAGCATTGTAATTGATAAGAGCAGGGCACGGATAAAAAGACAGAGGTGCAAATGACCAGTTGTAAGTCAAATAGCCATGCAGACATGGCTGCTTGGCCCACTGCTCACGGAAATAAAGGGGAACATCTTAAATGACAGATAGATGCGAGGAGGAGAAAGATGGATTATATCAATGCATTTTGGGTAGGAGGACTTGTGTGCGCGTTAGTGCAGATTCTTCTGGATCGGACAAAAATGATGCCGGGAAGGGTGATGGTGCTGCTGGTAGTGACCGGGTGTGTGCTGGGGTTTGTCAATATTTTCAAACCTATCCAGGAAT of Roseburia hominis contains these proteins:
- a CDS encoding stage V sporulation protein AA; the protein is MSAGNEILYVKGEKNTEVQKTDVTLGDILSMECSNQNILNKVKSLRILKIQENGQHRFVISVLKIIECIHKEYPQLDIQNEGESDLIVTYEKRQKPNMVLHWAKVALILLITFFGAAFSIMTFNNDVSVTKMFGQIYELVMGNKSDGFTILELTYSIGLVIGILTFFNHFGRKRFSVDPTPMEVEMRLYENDIQTTLIESYSRKEQEIDVGQTNSSGNSGT
- a CDS encoding stage V sporulation protein AB, giving the protein MWVRQIVLGILGLSFGAGVAAGLFSFLIGLGVVSDFADRTHTGEHILLYEDSIALGGILGNLFWVYRVHIPGAGWCLPVFGIFAGIFVGCWSMALADVLNVFPIFIRRTKFLKGIPYLILGMALGKGFGSILYFYHRW
- a CDS encoding SpoVA/SpoVAEb family sporulation membrane protein: MAKTNISPGAEKETSGEKKQRQQQAYEAYVKEKTPVRKLGPDMIKAFITGGIICTIGQGILNYCDKLGLDKDTSGGWCSMILVLLSVLLTGIGIYPKIADWGGAGALVPITGFANSVAAPAIEYKKEGHVFGIGCKIFTIAGPVILYGIFTSWLLGLVYWIGKSIGIIP
- a CDS encoding stage V sporulation protein AD translates to MNLTKGTQSISFGECPYLMSSGSVVGKKESEGPLGNKFDIASDDDLFGEDTWEAAEGTMQKLACMLALKKAGEHAENVRYLFGGDLLRQGIATSMGVEELQIPMFGLFGACSTSGEALALAAMTVAAGYGDRILAVTSSHFASAEKEFRFPLGYANQRPASSSWTVTGSGAFLVGNQKSAVRISGVTIGKIVDYGLKDSQNMGACMAPAACDTILQNLEDFGRKESDYDRIITGDLGYVGQSILFDLVRKRGKDIKENHMDCGMMIFDQKTQNTNAGGSGCGCAASTLSAHILPKLISGEWKRILFVPTGALMSTVSYNEGESVPGIAHAIVLEHCN